The window GGAACGCCCATGGAATTTCCTGCAATAGGTATTTGTGACGGAATAGCGATGAACCATTCGGGAATGAAATATCCGTTGTCCACTAGGGAGCTAATAGCCGATTCGATCGAAGCGGTGACGATGGGGCACAAGTTCGATGGCATGGTATTGGTAGGCAATTGCGATAAAATTGTCCCAGGAATGCTTATGGCTGCTGCCAGGATGAACATTCCTGCGGTTTATGTGAGTGGTGGACCTATGCTGCCGGGAGAGTCAAATGGAAAGAAAATTGATTTGGCAAATGGGGCTTTTGAGGCTGTTTCCAAATACAGCGAGGGAAAGATAACCGAGGATGAGTTTTACGACATAGAGATTAATTCATGTCCTACATGCGGAAGCTGCGCAGGGCTTTTCACAGCCAATACAATGAATTCGCTTGCTGAAGTATTAGGCATAGCTCTTCCCGGAAATGGCACGATACCGGCTCCATATGGAAGAAGGAAACAATTGGCGAAATATGCAGGAATGCAGATTATGGAAGCTGTAAGAAACGACCTAAAGCCAAGGGATATAATGACTAAATCGGCATTCAGGAATGCCATTACCGTAGACATGGCAATAGGTGGTTCTACAAACACGGCTTTGCATTTGCTTGCAATAGCCAATGAGGCTGAAGTGGAAATAACTTTGGACGATTTTGATGAAATAAGCAGAACGGTTCCAAACATAACCAAGCTTAGCCCGGCAGGCCTTCATACAATGGATGATTTGGATAAGGCAGGTGGCATATCAGCGGTCATAAAAATGCTTTTGGATGCCGGTAAGATTGACGGAACATGCTTGACCGTAACGGGAAAGACATTGTCAGAGGTGGTCGAAAAAGCCGTTATAAAGGATTCATCTGTAATACGTTCTATGGACAATCCATATATTAAGGAAGGTGGAATAGCAGTCCTTAAGGGCAATCTGGCCATAGATGGAAGCGTAGTAAAGCAATCGGCGGTAGGGCCGGAAATGATGAAGCATAGCGGTCCGGCTCGTGTGTATAATTCAGAGGAGGATGCATACGCAGCAATACTCCAAAAGGAAATCAAATCTGGAGATGTTGTAGTAATTAGATACGAAGGACCAAAGGGTGGACCGGGTATGAGAGAGATGCTTAGCCCGACTGCTGCGATTGCTGGAATGGGACTCGAAAAATCTGTTGCTCTCATTACTGATGGAAGGTTTTCGGGAGCGACTAGAGGCCCGTGCATAGGTCATGTTTCTCCGGAAGCAATGGTAGGTGGAACAATTGCATTGATTGAAGAAGGAGATATTATCAATATTGATATACCAAATCGTTTGCTTGAAGTTGCTTTAAGCGACGAGGTTCTTAATGAAAGACGAAAGGCATGGATTAAACCGCCTACTAAAGCTAAACCCGGAACCTATCTTTCAAGAT of the Peptostreptococcaceae bacterium genome contains:
- the ilvD gene encoding dihydroxy-acid dehydratase, with the protein product MRSDEVKKGAVRAPHRSLMYAMGYTKEDLEKPLIAVVNAQNEIIPGHFHLDEIASAVKMGVYSSGGTPMEFPAIGICDGIAMNHSGMKYPLSTRELIADSIEAVTMGHKFDGMVLVGNCDKIVPGMLMAAARMNIPAVYVSGGPMLPGESNGKKIDLANGAFEAVSKYSEGKITEDEFYDIEINSCPTCGSCAGLFTANTMNSLAEVLGIALPGNGTIPAPYGRRKQLAKYAGMQIMEAVRNDLKPRDIMTKSAFRNAITVDMAIGGSTNTALHLLAIANEAEVEITLDDFDEISRTVPNITKLSPAGLHTMDDLDKAGGISAVIKMLLDAGKIDGTCLTVTGKTLSEVVEKAVIKDSSVIRSMDNPYIKEGGIAVLKGNLAIDGSVVKQSAVGPEMMKHSGPARVYNSEEDAYAAILQKEIKSGDVVVIRYEGPKGGPGMREMLSPTAAIAGMGLEKSVALITDGRFSGATRGPCIGHVSPEAMVGGTIALIEEGDIINIDIPNRLLEVALSDEVLNERRKAWIKPPTKAKPGTYLSRYSKLVTSASTGAVFER